The Pricia mediterranea genome includes a window with the following:
- a CDS encoding T9SS type A sorting domain-containing protein: MKKYFLSFLLLSAGLLATAQTPDLRNDGPEVTEQYSAKVKVFPNPATNLVNILGLKNTARAAIEIFDIYGNTVSAYHWAIRRNAVNIPISSLEPGAYIVSIVSEQQRIRIKFYKK; this comes from the coding sequence ATGAAAAAGTATTTCCTTTCCTTTTTATTATTATCGGCAGGTCTTCTGGCTACTGCGCAGACCCCCGACCTAAGGAATGACGGACCGGAGGTCACGGAACAATACTCGGCGAAGGTCAAGGTGTTTCCCAACCCTGCGACCAATCTGGTCAATATATTAGGGTTGAAAAACACGGCAAGGGCGGCTATCGAAATTTTTGATATTTACGGCAACACCGTTTCTGCCTACCATTGGGCCATTCGGCGCAACGCAGTGAACATTCCGATTTCCAGTCTTGAGCCCGGGGCCTATATTGTAAGTATCGTTTCGGAACAGCAGCGGATTCGGATCAAGTTTTACAAGAAATAA
- the rplM gene encoding 50S ribosomal protein L13: protein MDTLSYKTVSANRKTVDKQWVLVDAEGETLGRMASKVAKMLRGKHKPNFTPHVDCGDNVIVINAEKVDMTGNKWEDKVYLRYTGYPGGQRSRSAMEVLAKHPERIVEKAVKGMLPKNKLGAELFRNLKVVVGSEHNHEAQKPTVINLKEFK from the coding sequence GTGGATACATTAAGTTATAAGACCGTTTCGGCCAACAGAAAAACTGTTGACAAGCAGTGGGTGTTAGTCGATGCAGAAGGAGAGACCTTGGGGCGTATGGCCTCTAAAGTCGCCAAAATGCTCAGGGGAAAGCACAAGCCGAATTTTACACCTCATGTCGATTGTGGTGATAACGTGATCGTGATCAATGCCGAAAAGGTCGATATGACCGGCAATAAATGGGAAGACAAGGTGTATCTGCGCTACACGGGCTATCCCGGCGGGCAACGGTCAAGGTCGGCCATGGAGGTCTTGGCCAAACATCCTGAACGGATCGTGGAAAAAGCGGTCAAGGGAATGCTCCCGAAAAACAAACTGGGTGCCGAACTTTTCAGAAACCTTAAGGTCGTTGTAGGTTCCGAACACAACCACGAGGCCCAAAAACCAACGGTTATCAATTTAAAAGAATTTAAGTAA
- the rpsI gene encoding 30S ribosomal protein S9 produces the protein METIHKIGRRKTAVARVYVSEGKGDITVNDRNLEDYFSTGVLRYKVKQALSLTDSEDTYDVKVNVYGGGTTGQAEAIRLALSRVMCEVDAENRSVLKPEGLLTRDPRMVERKKYGQKKARKKFQFSKR, from the coding sequence ATGGAGACCATTCACAAAATAGGAAGAAGGAAAACGGCGGTCGCCCGTGTCTATGTCTCTGAGGGAAAAGGGGATATTACGGTAAACGATAGGAACCTCGAAGATTATTTTTCTACCGGGGTATTGCGGTATAAGGTAAAGCAGGCGCTTTCGTTGACCGATAGCGAAGACACCTACGACGTAAAGGTAAATGTTTATGGCGGGGGAACGACCGGACAGGCGGAGGCCATCCGTTTGGCGCTCTCCAGGGTGATGTGCGAAGTGGATGCTGAAAACCGTTCCGTGCTCAAGCCCGAAGGACTCTTGACCCGGGATCCAAGAATGGTGGAACGTAAGAAATACGGTCAGAAGAAGGCCCGTAAGAAATTCCAGTTCTCTAAACGTTAA
- the rpsB gene encoding 30S ribosomal protein S2 → MAKVEVKQLLEAGVHFGHLTRKWNPNMAPYIYMERNGIHVINLYKTVAKLDEANEALKKIAASGRKILFVATKKQAKDIVAEKVKNVNMPYITERWPGGMLTNFVTIRKAVKKMASIDRMKKDGTFDTLSKKERLQVNRLRAKLEKNLGSISEMSRLPGALFVVDTMREHIAVKEAQKLNIPIFAMVDTNCNPRDVDYLIPSNDDASKSIDIIMTQVTDAVAEGLSERKSEKRSDNEGGDDTDAAPKKKKRIAAKPSEVTPEAKQPKPAGKDSTKEIEEAPVVAEGKEEPKPSPEAVDTKASPVVAKTPKPEVDVAATQEAVAEEEDKTSKEEAPKKEASKNETKDAEATAEKTDDLTKIEGVGPKAAEAMTGAGIDTYAKLAKADADHIKEVLTESSSRMAHLDPGTWSEQAELAADGKWDELQEWQDKVKGGVK, encoded by the coding sequence ATGGCGAAAGTCGAAGTAAAACAATTATTGGAAGCAGGGGTGCATTTTGGCCACCTCACTCGAAAGTGGAATCCTAATATGGCGCCCTACATCTACATGGAGCGCAACGGAATTCACGTTATCAATCTCTACAAAACCGTAGCAAAATTGGACGAGGCCAATGAGGCCTTGAAAAAAATTGCCGCGTCGGGACGAAAAATCCTTTTTGTCGCCACCAAAAAACAGGCGAAGGATATCGTAGCCGAAAAAGTGAAAAATGTGAACATGCCCTATATCACCGAAAGGTGGCCCGGTGGGATGTTGACCAACTTCGTAACGATCCGTAAGGCGGTCAAGAAAATGGCTTCCATCGACCGGATGAAAAAAGACGGTACTTTCGATACCCTATCCAAAAAAGAGCGCTTACAGGTCAACCGGCTGCGTGCCAAATTGGAGAAGAACCTAGGTTCGATTTCCGAGATGAGCCGCTTACCAGGGGCCCTTTTCGTGGTCGATACCATGCGCGAGCATATCGCGGTGAAGGAGGCCCAGAAACTGAATATCCCGATATTTGCGATGGTCGATACCAATTGCAATCCCAGGGATGTGGATTATTTGATCCCGTCCAACGATGATGCCTCTAAATCCATTGATATCATCATGACGCAAGTTACCGATGCCGTAGCCGAAGGGCTGTCGGAAAGAAAATCGGAGAAGCGTTCCGATAATGAAGGTGGCGATGACACGGATGCCGCACCGAAGAAGAAAAAACGTATCGCCGCGAAACCTTCCGAGGTGACCCCCGAGGCGAAGCAACCAAAGCCTGCAGGCAAAGATAGTACGAAGGAAATCGAGGAGGCGCCCGTAGTCGCGGAAGGCAAAGAAGAGCCAAAACCATCACCCGAGGCGGTAGATACCAAAGCTTCTCCCGTAGTGGCCAAGACACCCAAGCCGGAAGTTGATGTAGCGGCTACCCAAGAGGCGGTTGCCGAAGAAGAGGACAAGACATCCAAGGAAGAAGCTCCCAAAAAGGAAGCTTCGAAAAATGAGACCAAAGACGCCGAGGCAACAGCCGAAAAGACCGATGACCTTACCAAAATCGAGGGCGTTGGGCCCAAAGCTGCAGAAGCGATGACCGGAGCTGGAATCGATACCTACGCCAAGTTGGCCAAGGCCGATGCAGATCATATCAAGGAAGTATTGACCGAATCCAGCTCAAGAATGGCACACCTAGACCCCGGCACATGGTCCGAGCAAGCGGAGTTGGCCGCCGACGGTAAATGGGACGAACTGCAAGAGTGGCAAGACAAGGTCAAAGGCGGGGTCAAGTAA
- the tsf gene encoding translation elongation factor Ts has translation MAKITAAEVNKLRKTTGAGMMDCKKALVEAEGDFDKAIEILRKKGQKVAAKRADRDSSEGAAIAKVNSDNTEGVIISLNCETDFVAKNDDFVTLANELADLAMGYDTKENFLAADFKGMSVQDKLTEQTGVIGEKIEIGGFEKLSAPFVGSYIHAGNKIATLVGLSAAVNGAETVAKDVAMQAAAMNPVALNEEGVDQSIIDKEVEIAKDQLRQEGKPEEMLDKISKGKIKRFFKDNTLVNQDFIKDSKQSVAQYVKSVDSDLEVTGFKRVALG, from the coding sequence ATGGCAAAAATTACAGCCGCAGAAGTAAATAAATTGAGAAAGACGACAGGCGCAGGTATGATGGACTGCAAAAAAGCTTTGGTCGAGGCCGAGGGTGATTTTGACAAGGCCATCGAAATACTCCGTAAAAAGGGCCAGAAAGTGGCCGCAAAAAGAGCGGATCGCGATTCTTCGGAAGGTGCGGCCATTGCAAAGGTGAATTCCGACAATACCGAGGGCGTAATCATTTCCCTGAACTGCGAAACCGATTTCGTCGCCAAAAACGACGACTTCGTCACCTTGGCCAACGAGTTGGCTGACTTAGCGATGGGCTATGACACTAAAGAGAACTTTCTCGCCGCGGATTTCAAGGGCATGAGCGTTCAGGATAAATTGACGGAGCAGACGGGTGTCATCGGAGAGAAAATCGAGATCGGTGGTTTCGAGAAATTAAGCGCGCCGTTTGTCGGAAGCTATATTCACGCCGGAAACAAGATTGCTACGCTAGTAGGTCTTTCCGCTGCGGTCAATGGGGCCGAGACGGTCGCTAAGGATGTGGCCATGCAGGCCGCTGCGATGAATCCGGTAGCCTTGAACGAAGAGGGGGTCGATCAATCCATTATTGATAAGGAAGTAGAAATAGCCAAAGACCAATTGCGTCAAGAAGGAAAACCGGAGGAAATGCTCGACAAAATTTCCAAGGGGAAAATAAAGCGTTTCTTTAAGGATAATACCTTGGTCAACCAAGATTTTATTAAGGACAGCAAGCAAAGTGTTGCCCAATATGTGAAATCCGTCGATTCTGATCTTGAGGTAACCGGCTTCAAGAGGGTAGCTTTGGGATAA
- a CDS encoding GIN domain-containing protein, giving the protein MKNILFFTAFIICFQLSAQRKPKIKGSRIVTDVQQNLSPFHTIELNDDIEVRLRKAPQPGYAITADDNLIDVLKFEVKDSVLVISSFYTITGKKKLDITVNYTDIDALNLSNGDIRMDGPVVTDELKVKMADAAKLQLNAEANRIEITMDGKSSGDFTLTGDTMDFVLNGRADARIYTISGTNDLKIYRNAGAIMEGTVDTFNATLLDNTSLKGERLEADMVFLKVQNSASAKVQVNSKIELTASGSSKTYVHGDGEIELVEFSDTSELHREK; this is encoded by the coding sequence ATGAAGAATATCCTTTTTTTTACCGCATTTATTATTTGTTTTCAACTGTCTGCCCAGCGAAAACCAAAGATCAAGGGAAGCAGAATAGTTACCGATGTCCAGCAAAATCTATCTCCCTTCCATACCATCGAACTGAACGACGACATTGAAGTTCGGCTTCGCAAGGCGCCACAACCGGGCTACGCGATTACCGCTGACGACAACCTGATCGATGTATTAAAGTTTGAGGTAAAGGATAGCGTTTTGGTCATCAGTTCCTTTTATACCATTACCGGTAAGAAGAAATTGGACATTACCGTAAACTATACCGATATCGACGCCCTGAATCTTTCTAATGGCGACATCCGTATGGACGGGCCCGTCGTGACCGACGAACTCAAGGTGAAAATGGCAGATGCCGCCAAACTGCAGCTGAATGCCGAGGCAAACCGGATTGAGATTACCATGGACGGCAAAAGTTCCGGGGATTTTACCTTGACCGGGGACACGATGGATTTTGTTCTGAACGGTCGGGCAGATGCGCGCATCTATACAATAAGTGGAACCAACGACCTAAAGATATACAGGAATGCGGGGGCAATAATGGAAGGCACTGTAGATACCTTCAACGCGACCCTCTTGGATAATACGAGTCTGAAGGGCGAACGCCTGGAAGCGGACATGGTGTTCTTGAAGGTGCAGAACTCCGCTTCGGCAAAGGTACAGGTGAATTCAAAAATCGAACTTACCGCCAGCGGCTCTTCCAAAACTTACGTGCATGGCGACGGGGAAATAGAACTCGTCGAATTTTCGGACACCTCGGAACTACACCGGGAGAAGTAG
- a CDS encoding acyl-CoA dehydrogenase → MQRQSYPPEILQYIPFFYVIWSDDLITASEINVVKYAINSDNSLNAAHRELLLSWSKPENPPENSLLKEWKQTISSSRVKLVESDTYPLTSFSQNLVCLYHEACPFNDQLKHIETNLGIQPNHYGHLFEVDIQRSSESKYYSASELDGILKGEHAELVDGFRSVTKDAIFEWNIHRNKSEFRDIVLEQVKFLADKGYGTTAYPEAVGGQNDMEGYAHIFENLMYVDGSLTIKFGVQFGLFGGSIEKLGTKRHHEKYLRDIGSAELLGCFAMTETGHGSNVRGIKTTATYDRASDNLIIHTPGKNDNKEYIGNGLHGTMATVFAQLIVNGKNEGVHAILVRLRDEQQQLMEGVKIEDCGYKLGLNGVDNVKIWFDQVSVPRENLLNKHGEITTEGQYRSKIENPNKRFFTMLGTLVGGRICVARAGLGGAKFALAVAVNHALRRRQFNDSVKVQEDLLMDYPTHQLRLTPLVASAYVYHITLDKMMASYCDDARPDKRVIETKVAGLKAIITWYANDCIQECREACGGKGYLLENRIADLKGDVDIFTTFEGDNTVLSLLAAKGVLSDFRSEFNSAGFTAVLKILGIQISDTLTTIDPRYSNKVDADHLYNPKFHKHAFNYRTQRLTYTLAMRIRDYIKKGMPPYQAFLKVQTHLLALGKAFSKELAYNAFADFVNEMPEGKNRGLFEKLGALYALHEIRRDAEWYLEQGYLGGTKSKAIRQRVERLCTELRPHIGVLVSGFGIPAHLMTAPIASEDWKIDFRLNVP, encoded by the coding sequence ATGCAAAGACAATCCTATCCCCCTGAAATTCTTCAGTACATCCCCTTTTTCTACGTCATCTGGTCCGACGACCTGATTACCGCCTCGGAAATCAACGTGGTAAAATATGCCATCAATTCCGATAACAGCCTTAACGCGGCACACCGCGAGCTACTCCTGTCATGGTCCAAGCCTGAAAATCCACCGGAAAACAGCCTTTTGAAAGAATGGAAGCAAACGATTTCGAGTTCACGGGTCAAACTGGTCGAAAGCGACACCTACCCCCTAACCTCTTTTAGCCAAAATCTGGTCTGTCTTTACCATGAGGCCTGCCCCTTTAACGATCAGCTCAAGCATATCGAGACGAACCTGGGCATTCAGCCGAACCACTACGGACACCTTTTCGAGGTGGACATTCAGCGTTCGAGTGAGTCCAAATACTACAGCGCTTCGGAACTGGACGGCATCCTTAAAGGGGAACACGCCGAGCTGGTGGACGGCTTCCGCTCGGTAACAAAGGATGCTATTTTTGAGTGGAACATCCATAGAAACAAGTCCGAATTCCGGGATATCGTACTGGAACAAGTGAAATTTTTGGCGGACAAGGGCTACGGGACGACCGCTTACCCGGAAGCCGTTGGCGGGCAGAACGATATGGAGGGCTACGCGCACATCTTTGAAAACCTGATGTACGTCGATGGCAGCCTGACCATTAAATTCGGGGTGCAATTCGGACTCTTCGGGGGCAGTATCGAAAAATTGGGTACAAAAAGACACCATGAGAAATACCTTAGGGATATCGGCTCTGCCGAACTTCTCGGCTGTTTTGCCATGACGGAAACGGGACACGGATCGAACGTGCGCGGTATCAAGACGACCGCCACGTACGACCGGGCCTCCGATAACCTCATCATACATACCCCCGGAAAAAACGATAATAAGGAATATATTGGCAACGGCCTGCACGGTACCATGGCCACTGTGTTCGCCCAACTCATCGTCAACGGAAAAAACGAGGGCGTACACGCTATTTTAGTCCGATTGCGCGACGAGCAGCAGCAACTGATGGAGGGAGTAAAGATTGAGGACTGCGGGTATAAATTAGGACTGAACGGCGTCGATAATGTTAAAATTTGGTTCGATCAGGTTTCCGTACCCCGCGAAAACCTGCTAAATAAGCATGGCGAAATTACCACCGAAGGCCAGTACCGTTCGAAAATCGAAAATCCCAATAAGCGCTTCTTCACCATGCTGGGCACGCTGGTAGGGGGCCGTATCTGCGTGGCCCGGGCGGGGTTGGGCGGGGCGAAATTTGCCTTGGCCGTTGCCGTAAACCACGCTTTAAGGCGACGACAGTTCAACGATAGCGTCAAGGTGCAGGAAGACCTTTTGATGGACTACCCCACCCATCAACTACGGTTGACGCCCTTGGTTGCAAGCGCCTACGTCTATCACATCACCTTGGACAAAATGATGGCGTCGTACTGCGACGACGCCCGGCCCGACAAACGGGTCATCGAGACCAAGGTAGCCGGACTGAAAGCCATCATCACCTGGTACGCCAACGATTGTATTCAGGAATGTCGCGAGGCCTGCGGCGGCAAGGGATATCTGTTGGAGAACCGGATAGCGGACCTTAAGGGCGACGTCGATATTTTTACCACCTTCGAGGGCGACAACACGGTACTCAGCCTGCTGGCCGCCAAAGGGGTACTCTCCGATTTCCGTTCGGAATTTAATAGCGCGGGATTTACGGCAGTGCTGAAAATACTGGGCATACAGATCAGCGACACGCTAACTACCATCGACCCCAGGTATAGCAACAAGGTGGATGCGGATCATCTGTACAATCCGAAATTCCATAAACACGCCTTTAATTATCGTACGCAACGCCTGACCTACACTTTGGCCATGCGTATTCGCGATTACATTAAAAAGGGAATGCCTCCGTACCAAGCTTTCTTAAAGGTACAGACCCATTTGCTGGCTCTGGGAAAGGCATTTAGTAAAGAATTGGCCTACAATGCCTTTGCCGATTTCGTCAACGAAATGCCGGAAGGGAAGAACAGGGGGCTTTTCGAAAAATTGGGTGCGCTCTACGCCCTGCACGAAATCCGCCGGGATGCCGAGTGGTACTTGGAACAAGGCTATCTGGGAGGCACGAAATCGAAGGCCATACGACAGCGGGTCGAACGTCTCTGCACCGAGCTTAGGCCGCATATCGGGGTTTTGGTATCCGGCTTCGGAATTCCAGCGCATTTGATGACCGCACCGATCGCATCGGAGGATTGGAAAATAGACTTTAGACTTAATGTTCCTTAA
- the ruvB gene encoding Holliday junction branch migration DNA helicase RuvB codes for MNEYLDPTGENLSDTELDIERALRPISFDDFTGQAQVLENLKIFVEAANRRGEALDHTLFHGPPGLGKTTLAHILANELGVGIKITSGPVLDKPGDLAGLLTNLGERDVLFIDEIHRLSPIVEEYLYSAMEDYRIDIMIETGPNARSVQINLSPFTLIGATTRSGLLTAPMRARFGITSRLEYYDTELLSTIVQRSADILNVPISNDASIEIAGRSRGTPRICNALLRRVRDFAQIKGNGSIDMDISQFSLKALNVDAYGLDEMDNKILTTIIDKFKGGPVGLTTLATAVSESAETIEEVYEPFLIQQGFIMRTPRGREVTELAYKHLGRIKGGAQPGLF; via the coding sequence ATGAACGAATACCTAGACCCGACCGGAGAAAACCTCTCCGACACCGAACTCGATATCGAAAGGGCGTTACGGCCTATCAGTTTCGACGATTTTACGGGCCAAGCGCAGGTCTTGGAAAACCTCAAGATTTTTGTCGAGGCCGCCAATCGAAGGGGAGAGGCCTTGGATCACACCCTTTTCCACGGCCCTCCGGGACTTGGGAAGACGACGTTGGCGCATATACTGGCCAACGAGCTCGGGGTGGGCATCAAAATCACATCCGGCCCGGTGTTGGACAAGCCGGGGGATTTGGCCGGACTTCTGACGAACCTCGGGGAACGCGACGTGCTGTTTATCGACGAGATCCACCGGCTGAGTCCCATTGTAGAGGAATACCTCTATTCCGCCATGGAAGATTACCGCATCGATATCATGATCGAGACCGGACCCAACGCCCGATCGGTTCAGATCAATTTGAGTCCCTTTACCCTAATCGGCGCCACCACGCGATCGGGATTGTTGACCGCCCCCATGAGGGCCCGGTTCGGCATTACCAGCCGATTGGAATATTACGATACCGAATTGTTATCGACCATCGTTCAGCGCAGTGCCGATATCCTGAACGTACCCATAAGCAACGACGCCTCGATCGAGATTGCCGGCCGTAGCCGTGGTACCCCACGAATATGCAACGCGCTTTTACGACGAGTCCGTGATTTTGCCCAGATCAAGGGTAACGGCAGTATCGATATGGATATCTCACAGTTCAGCCTAAAGGCGTTGAACGTCGATGCCTATGGCCTCGATGAAATGGACAATAAGATACTGACCACCATCATCGATAAGTTCAAGGGCGGCCCGGTAGGGCTTACGACCTTGGCCACCGCCGTATCGGAAAGTGCCGAGACCATCGAAGAAGTGTACGAACCCTTTTTGATCCAACAGGGCTTTATCATGCGAACGCCACGAGGCCGTGAGGTTACCGAACTGGCCTACAAACACCTGGGGCGAATCAAGGGCGGGGCGCAACCGGGGCTTTTTTAA
- a CDS encoding DUF433 domain-containing protein, whose protein sequence is MEAFKQLISLTPEIRFGKPCINEIRIAVSDILQ, encoded by the coding sequence ATGGAAGCGTTTAAACAACTTATATCATTAACCCCCGAAATACGATTTGGAAAGCCCTGTATAAATGAAATACGCATTGCCGTCTCCGATATTCTTCAATAG
- a CDS encoding cytochrome P450, whose amino-acid sequence MQKMTDNKTAPRKSSASSKDPVPSVSQIDILKHQNSIFRNPLPFHHENFEQLGDTFMVKLGAGYKVIFTRNADTIKYILQKNHKNYHKSPFQTKDLGKYIGQGLLTSNGEHWRKHRRMVQPAFHKKKLVGLLDVMWSAVHDEIGRIEPGKVQNVLPMMGDLAFQVVAKSLFSAEDIRERMQKLQRITVLNQKMLIKEMRRPYLKWWFYLNGDIKRHLQLSKDAGAILDQIVEERLAGGEENDDLLDMLLQAKYEDGTSMPRQQLLDELLILFTAGHETTANALSFTLYLLAKHPEIQQKAYREAAEVNFIGNDIMGKLSRLSYTQQCIEEAMRLYPPVYIIDRVSLKQDEIDGRQFGKRTTWLLSMYELHRSEYWESPEDFIPERFAAELKKNHSDHYYPFGAGPRMCVGNNFAMYEMVMAVASILKKYSLEADMDELQLDPLVSLRPKNLILRFVAR is encoded by the coding sequence ATGCAAAAGATGACAGATAACAAAACCGCTCCCAGAAAATCCTCCGCTTCCTCAAAGGATCCTGTTCCTTCGGTCTCTCAAATAGACATCCTCAAACATCAAAATTCCATTTTCCGGAATCCTTTGCCCTTCCACCATGAGAATTTTGAACAACTGGGCGACACCTTTATGGTGAAATTGGGCGCGGGGTACAAAGTTATCTTTACACGCAATGCCGATACCATTAAATACATCCTCCAAAAAAACCATAAAAACTATCATAAGTCCCCTTTTCAGACCAAAGACCTGGGCAAATACATCGGGCAGGGACTCTTGACCTCGAACGGGGAGCACTGGCGCAAACATCGGAGAATGGTACAGCCGGCCTTTCATAAGAAAAAGCTGGTAGGGCTGCTCGATGTGATGTGGTCTGCCGTACATGATGAAATCGGGCGTATCGAACCGGGCAAGGTCCAAAACGTACTGCCGATGATGGGCGACCTCGCCTTTCAGGTCGTGGCCAAGTCTTTGTTCAGCGCGGAGGATATTCGCGAGCGGATGCAAAAACTACAGCGGATTACCGTATTGAACCAAAAAATGCTGATCAAGGAAATGCGCAGGCCCTACCTGAAATGGTGGTTTTATCTGAACGGGGATATTAAGCGGCATTTACAGCTTTCCAAGGATGCCGGTGCGATTTTGGACCAAATCGTCGAGGAACGCTTGGCCGGTGGGGAAGAAAATGACGACCTGCTCGACATGCTGTTACAGGCCAAGTATGAGGATGGTACGTCAATGCCGCGCCAACAACTGCTCGACGAATTGCTCATCTTGTTTACGGCCGGGCATGAGACCACGGCCAACGCCCTGAGCTTTACCCTGTATTTGTTGGCCAAGCATCCCGAGATACAGCAAAAGGCCTATCGGGAAGCTGCGGAGGTCAATTTCATAGGGAACGATATCATGGGAAAACTGTCCCGATTATCCTACACCCAACAATGTATCGAAGAGGCCATGCGGCTTTATCCACCGGTGTATATCATCGACCGCGTGAGCTTAAAGCAGGACGAAATCGACGGACGCCAATTTGGAAAGCGCACCACTTGGCTGCTGTCGATGTATGAGCTGCACCGTTCGGAATACTGGGAGAGTCCCGAGGATTTTATACCCGAACGCTTTGCAGCGGAGCTTAAAAAGAACCATTCCGACCACTATTATCCCTTCGGGGCCGGCCCGCGCATGTGCGTAGGCAATAATTTTGCCATGTACGAGATGGTCATGGCCGTGGCGAGCATCCTAAAAAAATACAGTCTCGAGGCGGACATGGACGAGCTGCAACTCGACCCGCTGGTGTCGCTGAGGCCGAAAAACTTAATACTGCGGTTCGTTGCCCGTTAA
- the queG gene encoding tRNA epoxyqueuosine(34) reductase QueG has translation MGVQHRAELIKSEAKRLGFLSCGISKADFLEKEAPRLEAWLKNDMNGKMGYMENYFDKRLDPRLLVDGAKSVISLLLNYYPEETQRSDTYKISKYAYGHDYHHVIKSKLRLLQEYISEEIGEVSGRAFVDSAPVLDKAWAAKSGLGWIGKNSNLLSQQVGSFYFIAELIVDLELEYDAPVTDHCGTCTACIDACPTDAIVEPYVVDGSRCISYFTIELKDEIPAEFEGKFHDWAFGCDICQDVCPWNRFSKPHSEPLFNPHPELLDMTKKDWEEITEDVFRKIFKKSAVKRTKFSGLKRNIDFLK, from the coding sequence ATGGGAGTACAGCACCGTGCCGAATTGATCAAATCCGAAGCCAAGCGCCTCGGTTTTTTGTCCTGTGGTATTTCCAAGGCCGATTTTTTAGAGAAAGAGGCCCCACGCCTCGAAGCCTGGCTCAAAAACGATATGAACGGTAAGATGGGCTACATGGAAAATTATTTCGACAAACGCCTGGACCCCCGGTTGTTGGTCGATGGGGCGAAATCCGTTATTTCCCTGCTCCTGAACTACTATCCCGAAGAAACCCAGCGGTCCGATACTTATAAAATCTCTAAATACGCTTACGGGCACGATTACCATCACGTCATCAAATCTAAATTACGCCTATTGCAGGAATATATCTCCGAGGAGATCGGGGAGGTCAGCGGTCGGGCATTTGTCGATTCCGCCCCGGTTTTGGACAAGGCCTGGGCGGCCAAAAGCGGACTGGGATGGATCGGAAAGAACAGTAATCTGCTTAGCCAACAGGTGGGTTCGTTCTATTTTATCGCCGAACTGATCGTTGACCTTGAACTGGAATACGATGCACCCGTTACCGACCACTGCGGTACCTGTACCGCCTGTATCGATGCCTGCCCCACGGATGCCATCGTTGAACCCTATGTGGTCGATGGCAGTAGATGTATCTCTTATTTCACCATCGAACTGAAAGACGAAATACCCGCCGAGTTCGAGGGCAAGTTCCATGACTGGGCCTTTGGATGTGACATCTGCCAAGACGTCTGCCCTTGGAACCGTTTTTCGAAACCACATTCCGAACCCCTTTTCAATCCCCATCCCGAATTGCTGGATATGACCAAAAAAGATTGGGAAGAAATCACAGAGGATGTCTTTCGGAAAATATTCAAGAAATCCGCCGTCAAACGGACGAAGTTTTCGGGATTAAAACGAAATATCGATTTTTTGAAATGA